The DNA sequence GTAGGCGACGAGACCCGCTATGACACCCGACGCGATCGCTCCAACACAAAAGGGCCAGAGCACCGGTTTTAGAGCATCCCAAATTGCTAAAATTTCCATCTCCTTCCACTCTATCCGTAAGGATGGCGGGGAGCTCCCCGTAAGGAATAGTCCAAACCAGAAAGCGCCGCCGTAGATGGGTGCGATAGTCCAGGGATTGTTCACAAAGGTGCCTGCAATAAGGACCGGGACGCTGAACCGCCCCACCCAGGCTATGGTCAACGCCAGGATGGTGTGTACACCCATGACGGGGAAGAAGGCAAGGAAGACCCCTATGGCGAAGGCCAGGGCCACGCGATGGGGGGAATCATCGACCCGGAAGATAGAGACGAGGCGCTCGCGGATGCTTTTGGACTGGGAGCTGGAATCTGACGAGTCCACGGAGCTTTTAGTAAGTGGTCCGAAAGTGGTTGAATCCCTCTTCAGACAGGGGACGTGCCCGGCCGTCTGGCTCAACGACAAGCACTCCCTCCGTCGCTTCGGTCATTGTTCCGATCCGGGTGATTCGCGGACCCGGCCCACGGGCCTCTCGTTCGAGGGCCTCCAGCTTCTCCTCAGGAACTGTGAACAGAAGCTCGTAGTCCTCTCCGCCAGTGAGAGCCATCTTGAGCGGTTCGAGGCCTCGAGCCGGGGCGATCTCTTTAAGCGGCGAGGAGCATGGCAAGCGTGCGAGCTCGATGCGAGCTCCCAGCCCTGAAGCCCCGCAGAGGCGCTTGATGTCTGTGGCCAAGCCGTCGGAGATGTCGATCATGGAGGTGGCGAGACCCTCCTCGGCAATCCGGCGCCCGATGAGCAGGCGCGGCAGGGGGGCCACGTGGCGGTGCAGCA is a window from the Nitrospinota bacterium genome containing:
- a CDS encoding DUF2062 domain-containing protein; protein product: MDSSDSSSQSKSIRERLVSIFRVDDSPHRVALAFAIGVFLAFFPVMGVHTILALTIAWVGRFSVPVLIAGTFVNNPWTIAPIYGGAFWFGLFLTGSSPPSLRIEWKEMEILAIWDALKPVLWPFCVGAIASGVIAGLVAYFIARPIIQAYQTRRAQRGSSVT